AAAACCTTGGAGGAGCAAACCCGGCGCTTGTTCGAACATGGGCCGCGACGGGTCAGTCCCTTTTTTATTCCAATGATCATCGCGGATATGGCCTCCGGCTATGTCTCCATTTTCACCGGTGCGCAGGGGCCGAACCTGGCGGCCGTGACCGCCTGTGCTTCCGCCGCCCACGCCATCGGTGAGGCCTTCCGGTTAATCCAATATGGTGATGCCGAGGTGATGATTGCCGGTGGTGCCGAAGCGGCGATTACTCCTCTAGGGTTGGCCGGCTTCAACGCCGCCGGGGCTCTGTCGACGAACAATGAGCATCCGGAGCAAGCCAGCCGGCCCTTCGACGCGAAAAGAGACGGTTTCGTCATGGGTGAAGGGGCGGGCGTACTCATCTTGGAGGAGCTGAATCATGCACTGGCGCGGGGGGCCAAGATCTACGGTGAGATAAAAGGATACGGCCTCTCCGGTGATGCTTACCACATCACGGCACCCCATCCCGAAGGGAAAGGCGCGCTGAAAGCTATGGCCATGGCGATGAAAGATGCCGGGTGGGAGCTGGAGACGGTTGATTACATTAACGCCCATGGAACCTCGACGCTCCAGAATGACCTGCTGGAAACGAAGGCGATTAAACAATTGTTCGGGGAAAAAGCCTACCAGCTGGCCGTTAGCTCAACCAAATCCATGACCGGCCATCTCTTGGGCGCGGCTGCCGGGATTGAAGCGATCATCTGTTTGCTGGCCATCCGCGACGGGATCATTCCACCCACCATTAACTACGAGTATCCCGATCCCGATTGTGATTTGGATTACGTGCCAAACCAGGCCCGTCGCCAACCGATTAAACGGGTTCTTTCCAATTCTTTCGGGTTTGGGGGACACAATGCCACCTTGGCTTTTGCGAAATATGAGGAATGATCAGTGATTGAAGGATGGAAAGATGAACGGTGAATCTTTAGCGGAAATAAACCCCTTAATCCAGCAGCTCGGGCTTTTTCAGGAAAACAGTCGCTTATTGAAACAAGCCTTAGCCCACCGCTCATATACGCACGAAGCCGGTGGGGATTCCAACGAGCGCCTGGAATTTCTCGGCGATTCCGTATTATCGTTGGTAATCAGTGAATATCTCTTTATGCATTATCCGCAAAAACCCGAAGGAGACCTTTCCAAGTGGCGGGCTTATCTGGTCAGTACCGAAAGTTTGGCGCGCCTGGCGAGGAAACTGGGGCTTGGCCGGTATCTGCTCTTGGGCGTGGGGGAAGACAAATCGGGCGGCCGGGAAAGAAGGTCGATCCTGGCCGACGCGATGGAGGCCTTGATCGCGGCCATTTACTTGGAATACGGGTGGGAGCGGGTGAAGACTTTTATTTTGGAACAATGGGAGCCCCTGCTCGCCCTGATGGAAAAGTATCCTTTACCAATCGATCCGAAAACCCATCTCCAGGAGCTGTTACAAGCGAAGGGCTCCGTTCCCCGCTACAAATTGGTCAGAGCGGAAGGCCCTGACCACAACCGCCTTTATACAATCGCGGTTTACAACGGAAATTCCTTTTTAGGCCAAGGCGTAGGCCGCAGCAAGAAGGAAGCGGAACAGGAAGCAGCGGAGGAAGCTTTGAAAGACTTAGAATAGAAAGAAGGAAATTTCCGTTAATTGTGGAATAACAAATTACATCAAAAACAATTAAAAGACAAAGCGATGACAATTTCTATAGGGGGGTTCATGTTTGGAGATTCTGAAAGTCTCAGCCAGCTCGAATCCGAAATCGGTTGCCGGTGCTCTGGCAGCGGTTGTCCGTGAAAAATCCAGTGCCGAAGTGCAAGCGGTGGGAGCTGGGGCCGTCAATCAAAGCATAAAAGCGATTGCTATTGCCAGAGGTTATGTTGCCCCCAACGGGATTGATTTGGTTTGTATTCCGGCCTTTTCTGAGATTGATATTGATGGAGAAGAACGGACGGCAATTCGCTTTATTGTACAGCCCAGGTGACGGAACGCCCTTACGGGCGTTTTTTTTTTTGGCATATTGGGGACAACCTGACCATATAATTTTCGCAGAGAGGAAAGGAATACGGCTTGCTGGGCAGGGGGTGTTCCTAGTGACTACTCCGAATCAAAGACAGGACTTGGAGTTGCTCAAAAGGATTAAAGTAGGTCAGGACCGGTCTGCCAAAGAAGAACTGGTAACCAAATATCTGCCGATGGTCAAACACATTGTTAAGCGGAAATACCGGCCGGGATACGAGTTTGAGGATTTGATCCAAGAGGGTTTGATCAGTCTCTTAAAGGCGATTGATAATTACAACGGCCATCAGTATCAGGTGAAGTTCAGTACTTTTGCTTACATTTGCGTCTTGCGGAAGATGTTAAATGTCCAGAAACACTATGCTTCCGTTAAACACCAATTTAATACGAATACACTCTCCTTATGTGGCCAAGGCGCTGGTGAGGAATCGAGAAGTTTAATGGACGTGATTGATGATCAAGCCGCGATGGACCCCCAGGAACTGGTGATCCAAAAAGCGAATCTCCGCCGTTTAAACGAAGTGCTGCGGGTTTATTTGACAAAGATTGAATATGTGGTCTTTTGGTTATATCTCCAGGGGATGAACTGTGGGGAGATCGGTGAGCAACTCGGCTTGGACAGTAAAGTGGTGGATAACGCAAAGACCAGGGCACGGCGGAAATTGCAAAAAATAATCCACCAGTACGGTTCCCTTTCCAATCCGCAGATTCCCCTCCGGGCCCGGAAACGGGCGGATCTTGCCATGGAGGTTAATGTGATTTAAAAAAAAGACTGCCCCCAAGGGCAGTTTTTTATTTGGAAAGATGCTGGTAAACGGAGAAACGCAGGATGGGTTACGGGTGATTTTTTGCGAAAAATATGGTAAAATAAAATAGTTTGGTTTGGCCAAGACCGAGCAGTCTAAATTATGTACGGGAGGGGCCCTTTTGCATCTGAAACGTTTGGAAATTCATGGGTTCAAATCTTTTGCCGACCGGATTAATTTAGTCTTTAAACCAGGGATTACCGCGATCGTTGGCCCGAACGGAAGCGGGAAGAGCAATATTGCCGACAGTCTGCGTTGGGTAATGGGTGAAACCAACCTCCGCAACATCCGGGGAACGAAAACCGATGACGTGATCTTTTCCGGCAGTGAAGAGCGGAAACCTTTGGGGATGGCCGAAGTCACTTTGGTTCTGGATAATACGGACCAAACTTTACCATTGGATTATACGGAGGTTGCCGTTACGCGACGGGTTTACCGTTCGGGCGAGAGCGAATTTTTGATCAACCGGGTGCCGGTCCGGCTCCGCGATATTCAAGAACTTTTCTTTGATACCGGTTTGGGCAAAGAGGCCTATTCCGTAATCAGTCAGGGGAAGATCGATGCGATTCTTTCCGTACGTCCGGAGGACCGGCGAAGCGTTTTCGAAGAAGCCGCCGGGATCATGCGGTATAAGGTGAAAAAAAATTTAACCCTAAAGAAATTGGGTGAAACCGAGAATAATATTTTGCGGATCGAGGATCTGTTACAAGAACTCCGTGCGCAGTTGGATCCTCTGTCGGTCCAGGCCGAGAAGGCTTCTTTATATATCGATCTCCGGGAAAACTTGAAAAAAATTGAGATTAACCACTCATACCGGGAGATTAATACCATCAACGAAAACCTGCAGACCTTGGAAGCGGCGCAAAAAGAAAAACAGCAAGCCCTAACCGCCCTGCAAAGCGAGGCGGAAGTCCTGGCCGAAAAGGTGCAGGAGGAGAAGGCGCGGGCGACTGCCCTTGAAACCGAATTACAAGCCAGACAGAAAAAGCTGATGGAAGGGTTGGCCCAACGGGAACGGGTAACGGGTGAACTTAACCTTTATACGGAACGGAAACGTTCCCTCCAGAACCGGCAAGAAGAGCTCACCGGGAACCTGGCGGCGCTGCAGGAAAAGAGCGAACTTTTGGCGGAGAAACAGGAGCAGCTTCGGCAGTCCGCCACCGAAATTGAATCGGAAAAGAACCGGCTCGCTGGTGCGGTCAAGGACTTGGAACGGACCTTGGCGGAGAAAGAAGAGAAGATTAAGGAGCTCCGGAACAAATTAGGCGAGAAAAAGAACCTTTATACGGAGAAGTTGGCCGCCGATTCCGTTTTAAAACAGCAGATTAGCGAGGCGGGGGCGCAAAAAGCGTTCCGCCGGGAGAAAGAGGTTGAACTCCGGACCGAATTGGAGCTGACCCTAAAAGAAATGGCGGAGACCGAGAAACGCTTACGGACCATCAAGGCGAAACTGGAAACATTACGGCAGGAAGCCGAGGAGGCGAAGGCGGAGGAACGTCAATTGGCGGCCGCGCTACAGAAACACCAGACCTATCTGGCGGAACGGGTCCAGAAAAACCAGGAAATACGGGAGCGCCTGCGCGGACTGGAGTCGAAGATCACCGTCCTGACGGAGATGGAACGGAGTCACCAGGGCTACTACCAAGGGGTTAAAGCCCTTCTTCAAGCAACACGGGAACCGTTCCACCAGGAGATCCACGGGGTGGTTGCCGATTTAATCCGCCCGGAACCCGGCTACGAACTGGCTTTGGAAGTAGCGCTTGGTTCGGCACTGCAAAATCTGGTGATTACCCACCACCGCCACGCCGGACAAGCCATCGAATATCTTAAACAACACCGCCTGGGGAGAGCAACTTTTCTCCCGCTGAACCTGATTGAAGGGAAGCCGGACCGCTTTGGCGAGTATAAATCAATTCTCGCCCAGTATAACTCCAGACCGGCGACGGAGACCGTGTCTTATGACCGGCAATACCAGGCAGTTGTCTCCCACCTGTTAAGCGGGACCTTGATCGCACCCGACTTTAAAACCGCCGTGGCCGTGGCCGAAAAGACCGGGAAGCAGTTCCGGGTGGTGACATTGGAAGGGGAGCTGATTGCGCCCGGCGGTGCCATCACCGGTGGTAATCTCGAACGCCGGGAAAGCGGCTTGCTGAGCAGAAAAGGGGAAATCCGCCGGTTAAAAGAAGAAAAGCAAAGCCTTTTGGCTTTTTTGGAACGGGGACTGAACGAAGAAAACAAGCTGCAAACGGAGCTGAAAGAACTTTCCCGGCAATACGAGGAGAAACGCAATAGAGGTCAGGAGATTAGTCTCCAGCAAAACTCATTCTTAAAGGATATGGAAGTCCTGAACGCCGGTTACCAAAGGGTGGTCAAGCAAAGGGATGGCCTGGAAACAGCCCTCCAAAAACTGGGCGACGAGTTAACAGCTCAGGAATTCACGGTCAACCAGTTGCAGGAAAAACTGATGCGCTCCGCAACAGAGATTGAGCTGATTACGGCCGAAATTCGCACCCTCGAGGAGCAGGAAGGCGTCCTTGTTCAAGAACGGGAACAATGTTTAAAGGATCTGTCCACGCTCTCCTCCCGCCTGGCCGGGGTCCAACAGGAATGGGTTGGGAAACAAGAAAACCTACAGGAATTAAGTCGTAACCTTGAAGAACTGCAGAACGAAGTGGCCCGGCAGGAAAGGGAGCTGCTGCGGGCGACTGAAGAACTGCGCCGCCTGGAAGAGGAAAGGGCGCAGTTGGAAGCGGCCATGGCGAAGACCGCGCAGGAACTCACGGCGGAAGAAACGGAGTTACAACAGCGGCGGGCCGAATGGCAAGCGGCTTTGGATCACGTCAATCAGATGGAGCTCAACCTCCGCCAGCAACAAAAACTGGAAGGGGAATTGTTGACCGAACTTCACCGCTTGGAACTGCAGATTAACCGCCTAAATATCAATCGGGATAACTTGACCGCCAATCTCACGGAAGTTTATGGGGAAGATTGGTGGCAGGAGGTCCAAACCGATTGGGCGCTTCCCGCCCACCCGCGCCAGGAGATTTTAAGGCTGAAGACGCAGATGAAAGCGCTCGAGCCCGTTAATCTGCAGGCGATTGAGGATTATCAAAATTTAAAGCAGCGGGTTGATTTCCTCTCCCAGCAGTTGACCGACCTGACCACGGCCCGGGAATCGTTGCACAAAGTGATTGACGAGATCGAAAAGACAATCAAGAAGCAGTTTACCGCCACCTTTGCTCAGATCCGGAGGGAGTTTATCGAGCTCTTTGAGCGCTTATTCTCAGGGGGAAAAGCCGATTTACAGTTGACCGATCCGGATCAACCTCTGGAATCGGGGATTGAGATTTTGGCGCAGCCGCCCGGGAAGCGCCTGCAGAATTTATCCCTGCTTTCCGGTGGGGAACGGGCGATGACGGCGATTGCCCTGCTGTTTGCGATTCTCCGGGTGAAACCCTCTCCGTTTTGTATTTTGGATGAGATTGATGCCACTTTGGACGGGGCCAATGTGCAACGTTTCACCGAGCTCTTGCGGATCTTCAGTAAAGAACTGCAATTTATCGTCATCACCCACCGACGGGGAACGATGGAAGTGGCCGATGTCCTTTACGGCGTAACGATGGAAGAGAAAGGAATCAGCAAACTAATCTCGCTCGAATTAAAGGAAGATGCCAGTTAAGGAGGGGAAGAATGGCCGACAGTTTAGTTGCTCGTTTAAAAGCAAGTTTAAATAAAACCCGCCAGAAACTTTTAGGCCCATTGGAAGAGGCGGTTCAGTTCCATAAAAGGATCAGTCCCGAGTTTTATGAAGAGTTGGAAGAGATCCTGATCACCTCCGATGTGGGGATGAAGACCACCATGCTCCTGATGGAGAAACTGAAAGCGAAGGTGAAAGCCGAACGGGTCGACGATACCGAAGCCGTCCTCGGTTACCTCCATACGATCATCACCGAACTGCTGTCGGTACCACCGCCGGCGGTGCTCGATAGTGATTCGCCTTTGGCGATTCTGGTGGCTGGCGTGAACGGGGTCGGCAAGACCACTTCCATTGCGAAGTTGACCGCCCACTACAAAGAGAAGGGCAAATCCTGCCTACTGGTGGCGGGGGATACCTTCCGGGCGGCCGCCATCGATCAATTGGCGATCTGGGCAAAGCGGACCGGGGCCGATTTGGTCAGTCACCAAGCGGGGGCTGATCCGGGGGCGGTTGCTTTTGATGGAATTTCGGCGGCCAACGCCCGCAAGACCGATGTGGTCATCTTTGATACGGCCGGGCGATTACACACCAAGGTTAATCTAATGTCCGAATTACAAAAGGTTCACCGGGTAGTCACCCAGAATCTGGGCCCCAGGCAATTGGTTAAATTTTTGGTCCTGGATGCGACTACGGGGCAAAATGCCTTGGAGCAGGCGCGTGTCTTTCATGAGGCGATCGGCATAGATGGAATTATCCTGACCAAGCTGGACGGTACGGCTAAAGGCGGAATTGTGCTGGCGATTGTGGTCGAATTGGGACTGCCCATTGTTTGGTTGGGCATCGGTGAGAAAGCCGAAGATTTACGCCGCTTTGACGCCGCAGAGTTTGCTACGGCGCTGTTGGGCCACGAGGAGGAGCCAAAAGCTTAAAAAAGGTTTTCTAAATTTAGACGGAGTTGGTCGGGAATACGGTAGATGATCTGTTTTAATTCGGCGATGCCGCTTAAAGCCAGGACCGGCGCGTTGTTGTCCAGGAAGGCTTTTGTCCGCGCCAGCGCCACCTCAAAATCGTCCATATCATGGTGATCGATGAGGAGAACCCAGAAGTTACGCGCTTTGACCCAGAGTTGATTGATGACCTGTAGTTGGGTGGCGATTGTTTCTTGATCGGCGTTTTTAACATAGGTGGCCAGTCGCTCGAGTTCCGTGAGGATCACTTCCGCCTGTTTGGCAATGATGATTTCCGTATACCAACCAAAGGCCAAAAAAAAGAGAAAAAAGATGATCACACCGGTGAAAACCTTCATTTTTGCCTCTGCTTCTCCTTTTTCGTTTGCGGTTTCGTCTGGCAGTAAAAGCGGCCGCGGGTGTCGAGCATCGCGATTAAGACGGTGCGCGGATCGGTGACGCCTTGTTTTTTTAGTTCCTTCTGGAGCCACTGGTGGTTAAGTCCGGCCCGTACCAGATTGGCGGTTTCGATCTTGCCGTCGAGGATTAACGCGAGCGGCCTTCTTTCCGGTGTGGCCGGCAATTTGAGATCGGCCAGGGTCACCGGGCGTTTTTCCGCCTTGGGGAAAACCGTCAAACTCCCGTTTGTTTCCAGCAGTGCATCCTCGATCTCGTCAAGGTTAAAATAGCCCTGGGAACGCAGTTGTTCCAAAAGGTCATTGACATGATACAGGTTACTCTGCATTTCGGCCCAGTTGATCTTCCCCTTTTCGATGATGGGGCTCGGTTTGCCGCAGAGAATCCGGCGAAAGGTTAGACTTTTCAGCGACCAGTAGGAGAAGACGACCTGGACCAGAAGGAGGGTGAGGACGGGGATCACGCCGCTAAACAAGGATAAACCCCGGTCTTGCATGGGTACGGCGACTAAATCTGCGATCATGATGGTTATTACAAATTCATAGGGTTGTAACTCGCCGATTTGTCGTTTTCCCATTAAACGGGTGACGACAACGACCAAAAGGTAGAGGAAGAGGGTGCGCACAAAAATGATCAGCATTTTGACCTCCTTATTTTTTTATTATTAGCACATTGGGCTTGAATCTATACTTTAGCCTTGAATCTCAAATTAGCTGAACCGTGTCAAGATCTTCAAGCCTACGGAGACTTCTGCACCGTCCTGGTAAACACGGGCTAAGGCATTCCTGCGCATGCGCGACCTACCCACGGGCAACGAGAACCGAACGGCGAGTTTGTATACTATATACTTTTTGTGATGAATGATAATGTTATTGACTTAATGATTGGGGAAAAGATATCATTGTGAAATGTAAAATAAATATTGAATGAGGGGGATTTTTTATGCAGCAGCAGATTAGTCCGCTGGCTGTGGCGCAACGGCAACTTGATCTGGCAGCCGAAAAATTGAAACTGGATCCGAATATCCATGCCATCCTGAGAGAACCGGCCCGGGTTTTGGAAGTAAATTTTCCGGTCCGGATGGATGATGGTTCGGTTCGTGTTTTCAAAGGTTTCCGGGCCCAACATAATAACGCGCTTGGTCCGGCCAAGGGCGGAATCCGTTTTCATCCGCAAGTGACGATGGAAGAAGTGAAGGCGCTTTCCATGTGGATGACTTTCAAATGTGGTGTTTTGGGTCTGCCCTACGGTGGCGGCAAAGGTGGGGTCGTCGTTGACCCGCAGACGCTGTCCCAAGGTGAACTGGAGCGGCTTAGCCGGGCCTATATCGGTGCGATCTCCGCACTGGTCGGTCCGGATCAGGATATTCCGGCTCCTGATGTCAATACCAATCCGCAGATCATGGCCTGGATGATGGATGAGTTCAGTAAATATAAAGGCGGGATCACTTATCCGGGCGTAGTTACCGGGAAACCGATTATCGTCGGCGGTTCCCTTGGCCGGGGCGAAGCAACCGGCCGGGGGTGTGTGATCATCATTCGGGAAACGGCCAAACGGTTGGGGATTGATCTGAAGACGGCAACCGCGGCCATTCAAGGGTTTGGTAATGTGGGTAGTGCGACCGCCCGGTTTTTGGCCAAGGAAGGGGTAAAGATCATCGCTATTATGGAGATTGACGGCGGGATCTACAATAAGGACGGGATTGATCCGGAGGCCCTTTTGGCCTACCGGGCACAACATGGGACCATTACCACCTTCCCCGGTTGCGAGCCCATCGATAACGAAACGTTATTCGCCTTGGACTGCGATATTCTGGTTCCGGCGGCGTTGGAGAATCAGATTACCCATGAAAACGCCGACCGAATTAAAGCAAAGATTGTGGCCGAAGCCGCTAACGGGCCAACCACCCCGGAAGCTGACGAAATCCTGGACAAGAAGGGGATCTTTTTAACGCCGGATATTTTAACGAACGCGGGTGGCGTTACCGTCTCCTATTTTGAATGGGTGCAGAATATTATGAACTACTACTGGACCGCCGAGGAGATTAACACCCGGTTGGAACAGAAGATGGTGGAAGCCTTTGACCGGATCTACCAGATGAGCCAGGAGTATGGGGTTGGGATGCGGATGGCTGCCTACATGTATTCCATTGCCCGGTTGGCCGAGGCCATCAAAGTGCGCGGTTGGGCATAAAGCGAAAAAAAGCGGGGTTTTCCCGCTTTTTTCGTTTTTATCCCTCGCTTGGCTGGTTTCGATAAAATTCGATACAAAGAACAAAGACTTGACAAATGACTTGACCATAGTTTGATGACCGACAACGGTTTCCATTGCATTTCAAAACCGGCATGTTATAATGGGAATGGGCATTTACCCCGGTGAAAAGCCGCCAATTGTTCTACAGCGTCATTACTGGTTCTTTTTGCGGAGAAGGATGGTAAACGGTTTTCAAAACAAACAATAAATGTTACAATAATCGATGACCAATTTTGTTTCTTAATTAACAATAACCAATTTGGAGGAGAACGAAGTGAAAATAATCGACAAAAAACAACTTGCACCAGAGATCGTGAGATTTATCGTGGAAGCTCCTCAGATCGCCAAAAAAGCCCAACCGGGACATTTTATTATTTTACGGTATAAAGAAAACGGCGAACGGATCCCGTTAACCATTGCCGATTACAACCGGGAAAAGGGGACGATCACCTTGGTTTGCCAGGGGATCGGGAAGAGCACTTATGAGATCAACCGGATGGAAGTGGGTGACTCCTTCTTAGACCTTTTGGGGCCTTTAGGGAAAGCCTACCCCATTAAAAAACTGGGCACCGTTGTCTGCGTCGCCGGCGGCTTGGGGGTTGCGCCCCTTTACCCGAAAGCCAAAGCTCTGTATGAAGCGGGGAACAGAATTATCAGTCTGATTGGCGCCCAGCGGAAAGAACTGTTGATCATGACCGAAGAGATGGCCGCGATCAGCGCGGAGATCCACTTCAGTACCGATGACGGCAGTTTTGGCCACCATGGTTTCATCACCGAACCCCTCCGTCAGGTACTGGCCCGCGAAAAGGTGGATGAAGTGGTGGCGGTGGGGCCGGTGCCGATGATGGCCTCTGCGGTAAAGGTGGCCCGGGAGTTCAATGTTCCGGTGGTTGTGAGTTTGAATGCGTTGATGGTTGATGGCACCGGCATGTGCGGTGGTTGCCGGGTTACGGTGGGCGGTGAAACCAAATTCTGCTGCGTGGACGGGCCGACTTTTGACGGTGCTGCCGTGGATTTTCAGGAACTGCTCATGCGCCAACGCTACTACCAGGAACAGGAGAAAGAAGCATTTCACCGTTGCAAACTAGAGGAGGCAGGACAAGAATGAGACAACAAATGCCGAAACAAGACCCGGCAGTCCGAAGGACCAACTTTGATGAAGTCGCTCTTGGTTTCACCGCCGAGCAGGCGCTGGCCGAAGCAAAGCGGTGTTTGAATTGTAAAAAACCCCTTTGTGTGCAAGGCTGTCCGGTGGAGATTGATATTCCGCAGTTTATTACGTTACTGGTTGCCGGCAAGCCGGATCAAGCGCTGGCCAAGATCAAAGAGAAGAACAGTCTGCCCGCCATTTGCGGTCGGGTCTGTCCCCAGGAAAACCAGTGTGAAAAGCAGTGTGTTTTGGGGCGGAAGGGCGAGCCGGTAGCAATCGGTGCTTTAGAGCGGTACTGTGCCGATTGGGGCCGGGCCAACCAGGCCGTGGAACCGAGCTGTGAGCCGGAATGCGCCGTGAAAGGAAAAGTGGCGGTGGTCGGTTCCGGTCCGGCGGGACTGACGGCGGCGGCCGATTTAGCCTTGATGGGCTATAGAGCCACCCTTTTTGAATCACTCCATGCCCCCGGCGGGGTCTTGCGTTACGGCATTCCCGAGTTCAGGTTACCGAAGGCCATTGTTGACTATGAAGTGGGGAATCTGAAGAAACTGGGTGTCGAGATTAAAACCAACGTTTTGGTCGGCAAGACCATTACCATCGAAGAATTGTTTGCCACCGGTTATGAAGCCGTGTTCATTGGGACGGGGGCCGGGCTTCCGTATTTCCTGGATATTCCCGGCGAAAACTTGAACGGCGTCTATTCGGCCAATGAATTCCTCACCCGGGTTAACTTGATGAAAGCCTATCTTTTTCCGGAATACGACACCCCGGTCCGCATCGGGAAACGGGTTGCGGTGGTTGGGGCCGGGAACGTGGCGATGGACGCGGCACGTACGGCCTTACGGCTCGGGGCGGAGACCGTGAGCATTGTTTACCGGCGTTCCCGCGCCGAGATGCCCGCCCGCCGGGAAGAGATTGAAAACGCCGAAGAGGAAGGGGTTGTCTTCCGACTGCTTACCAACCCGGTTCGCCTGGAAGGGGATGAGCGCGGCAATCTGACGACCATGATCTGTCAAAAAATGGCCCTTGGGGAACCGGACGCCTCCGGACGCCGAAGACCGGTGCCAATTCCCGGTTCGGAAGAGGAACTGCCGGTGGACACGGTGATCGTAGCCGTCGGTCAAGGACCTAACCCCATTCTCCTGCAAGCGACCACCGGTTTAGCATTGAACAAACGAGGTTATATCGAAGTGGATCCGGAGACCATGATGACCAGTATTCCGGGGGTCTTTGCCGGTGGAGATATCGTTACCGGTGCGGCGACTGTGATTGCGGCCATGGGGGCCGGGAAGAAGGCGGCCCGGGCCATCGACCGGTATTTGGCGGCGAAGAAAGAGGCTGGAAAATAAGGATGAAATCATTACGCACTCCGGAAACCATGCATGGATAAGGCATCAACTACCCGCACAAAAAGGGGCCGCCGTCAAGCGCGGCCCCTTTTCAATTTACCGGTTACGCGTTGATCT
This sequence is a window from Capillibacterium thermochitinicola. Protein-coding genes within it:
- the smc gene encoding chromosome segregation protein SMC, yielding MHLKRLEIHGFKSFADRINLVFKPGITAIVGPNGSGKSNIADSLRWVMGETNLRNIRGTKTDDVIFSGSEERKPLGMAEVTLVLDNTDQTLPLDYTEVAVTRRVYRSGESEFLINRVPVRLRDIQELFFDTGLGKEAYSVISQGKIDAILSVRPEDRRSVFEEAAGIMRYKVKKNLTLKKLGETENNILRIEDLLQELRAQLDPLSVQAEKASLYIDLRENLKKIEINHSYREINTINENLQTLEAAQKEKQQALTALQSEAEVLAEKVQEEKARATALETELQARQKKLMEGLAQRERVTGELNLYTERKRSLQNRQEELTGNLAALQEKSELLAEKQEQLRQSATEIESEKNRLAGAVKDLERTLAEKEEKIKELRNKLGEKKNLYTEKLAADSVLKQQISEAGAQKAFRREKEVELRTELELTLKEMAETEKRLRTIKAKLETLRQEAEEAKAEERQLAAALQKHQTYLAERVQKNQEIRERLRGLESKITVLTEMERSHQGYYQGVKALLQATREPFHQEIHGVVADLIRPEPGYELALEVALGSALQNLVITHHRHAGQAIEYLKQHRLGRATFLPLNLIEGKPDRFGEYKSILAQYNSRPATETVSYDRQYQAVVSHLLSGTLIAPDFKTAVAVAEKTGKQFRVVTLEGELIAPGGAITGGNLERRESGLLSRKGEIRRLKEEKQSLLAFLERGLNEENKLQTELKELSRQYEEKRNRGQEISLQQNSFLKDMEVLNAGYQRVVKQRDGLETALQKLGDELTAQEFTVNQLQEKLMRSATEIELITAEIRTLEEQEGVLVQEREQCLKDLSTLSSRLAGVQQEWVGKQENLQELSRNLEELQNEVARQERELLRATEELRRLEEERAQLEAAMAKTAQELTAEETELQQRRAEWQAALDHVNQMELNLRQQQKLEGELLTELHRLELQINRLNINRDNLTANLTEVYGEDWWQEVQTDWALPAHPRQEILRLKTQMKALEPVNLQAIEDYQNLKQRVDFLSQQLTDLTTARESLHKVIDEIEKTIKKQFTATFAQIRREFIELFERLFSGGKADLQLTDPDQPLESGIEILAQPPGKRLQNLSLLSGGERAMTAIALLFAILRVKPSPFCILDEIDATLDGANVQRFTELLRIFSKELQFIVITHRRGTMEVADVLYGVTMEEKGISKLISLELKEDAS
- the fabF gene encoding beta-ketoacyl-ACP synthase II, which gives rise to MSRRVVVTGLGVISALGLDVDTFWTNIVNGKSGVSLVESFDTSEFQTKIAAEVKDFNPTDHFEKKDARHMDRFTQFAVVAARQALSDSQLKITEDNAHQVGVVIGSGIGGLKTLEEQTRRLFEHGPRRVSPFFIPMIIADMASGYVSIFTGAQGPNLAAVTACASAAHAIGEAFRLIQYGDAEVMIAGGAEAAITPLGLAGFNAAGALSTNNEHPEQASRPFDAKRDGFVMGEGAGVLILEELNHALARGAKIYGEIKGYGLSGDAYHITAPHPEGKGALKAMAMAMKDAGWELETVDYINAHGTSTLQNDLLETKAIKQLFGEKAYQLAVSSTKSMTGHLLGAAAGIEAIICLLAIRDGIIPPTINYEYPDPDCDLDYVPNQARRQPIKRVLSNSFGFGGHNATLAFAKYEE
- a CDS encoding DUF4363 family protein — its product is MKVFTGVIIFFLFFLAFGWYTEIIIAKQAEVILTELERLATYVKNADQETIATQLQVINQLWVKARNFWVLLIDHHDMDDFEVALARTKAFLDNNAPVLALSGIAELKQIIYRIPDQLRLNLENLF
- the rnc gene encoding ribonuclease III, translating into MNGESLAEINPLIQQLGLFQENSRLLKQALAHRSYTHEAGGDSNERLEFLGDSVLSLVISEYLFMHYPQKPEGDLSKWRAYLVSTESLARLARKLGLGRYLLLGVGEDKSGGRERRSILADAMEALIAAIYLEYGWERVKTFILEQWEPLLALMEKYPLPIDPKTHLQELLQAKGSVPRYKLVRAEGPDHNRLYTIAVYNGNSFLGQGVGRSKKEAEQEAAEEALKDLE
- a CDS encoding DUF421 domain-containing protein translates to MLIIFVRTLFLYLLVVVVTRLMGKRQIGELQPYEFVITIMIADLVAVPMQDRGLSLFSGVIPVLTLLLVQVVFSYWSLKSLTFRRILCGKPSPIIEKGKINWAEMQSNLYHVNDLLEQLRSQGYFNLDEIEDALLETNGSLTVFPKAEKRPVTLADLKLPATPERRPLALILDGKIETANLVRAGLNHQWLQKELKKQGVTDPRTVLIAMLDTRGRFYCQTKPQTKKEKQRQK
- a CDS encoding stage V sporulation protein S, translated to MEILKVSASSNPKSVAGALAAVVREKSSAEVQAVGAGAVNQSIKAIAIARGYVAPNGIDLVCIPAFSEIDIDGEERTAIRFIVQPR
- a CDS encoding sigma-70 family RNA polymerase sigma factor, whose amino-acid sequence is MTTPNQRQDLELLKRIKVGQDRSAKEELVTKYLPMVKHIVKRKYRPGYEFEDLIQEGLISLLKAIDNYNGHQYQVKFSTFAYICVLRKMLNVQKHYASVKHQFNTNTLSLCGQGAGEESRSLMDVIDDQAAMDPQELVIQKANLRRLNEVLRVYLTKIEYVVFWLYLQGMNCGEIGEQLGLDSKVVDNAKTRARRKLQKIIHQYGSLSNPQIPLRARKRADLAMEVNVI
- the ftsY gene encoding signal recognition particle-docking protein FtsY, giving the protein MADSLVARLKASLNKTRQKLLGPLEEAVQFHKRISPEFYEELEEILITSDVGMKTTMLLMEKLKAKVKAERVDDTEAVLGYLHTIITELLSVPPPAVLDSDSPLAILVAGVNGVGKTTSIAKLTAHYKEKGKSCLLVAGDTFRAAAIDQLAIWAKRTGADLVSHQAGADPGAVAFDGISAANARKTDVVIFDTAGRLHTKVNLMSELQKVHRVVTQNLGPRQLVKFLVLDATTGQNALEQARVFHEAIGIDGIILTKLDGTAKGGIVLAIVVELGLPIVWLGIGEKAEDLRRFDAAEFATALLGHEEEPKA